A region from the Caldicellulosiruptor naganoensis genome encodes:
- a CDS encoding apurinic/apyrimidinic endonuclease family protein produces MRDRFAEGIAEAMDAVPGVKVAIEPKPYEPRGRIIYGLTGEGILLAQKVEKLLQNPENRKILENDSLVGLNPEVGHVLMGFEDLAYAFSLALEYGKLYHTHWNSQPLGNYDQDLNVGVVSPEQAEAALYVMKMYGYRGYFGIDINPERMPVERAVINCIDAIKAMNDRINNLPHEDIIACTEKPHKNRGILEAILIRARANNPSILSPMPKVER; encoded by the coding sequence ATGAGAGATAGATTTGCTGAAGGTATTGCCGAGGCAATGGACGCAGTACCTGGGGTAAAGGTTGCAATTGAGCCAAAGCCATATGAGCCAAGAGGAAGAATTATTTACGGTCTTACTGGCGAAGGTATACTTCTTGCACAAAAAGTCGAAAAACTCCTTCAGAATCCAGAAAACAGGAAGATTTTAGAAAACGACTCACTTGTTGGTCTTAATCCTGAGGTTGGGCATGTTCTGATGGGATTTGAAGATTTGGCATATGCATTTTCGCTTGCTCTTGAGTATGGAAAGCTCTATCATACACACTGGAACAGCCAACCACTTGGAAACTATGACCAAGACTTAAACGTGGGTGTTGTCTCACCTGAGCAGGCTGAAGCAGCGCTCTATGTTATGAAGATGTATGGATACAGAGGATATTTTGGAATTGACATAAATCCTGAGAGAATGCCAGTTGAGAGAGCTGTTATAAATTGTATCGATGCAATAAAGGCAATGAATGACAGAATTAATAACCTGCCACATGAGGATATAATCGCATGCACAGAAAAGCCACACAAGAACAGAGGTATTTTAGAGGCAATCTTAATAAGAGCAAGGGCAAACAATCCTTCAATTCTATCGCCTATGCCAAAGGTTGAAAGGTAA